In Amphiura filiformis chromosome 2, Afil_fr2py, whole genome shotgun sequence, one DNA window encodes the following:
- the LOC140142276 gene encoding putative mitogen-activated protein kinase kinase kinase 7-like, producing the protein MATAFPLETIGFKNIKFHEKLGEGAFGSVHRVTFSGFLSNQFNGYKQAAAKTVFKLEEREIEVMSQLHHKNIVKLIGFSEAGPIHVILMEYAPNGSLHDYLSDPSKPLTDELKRKWIKESALAIQYLHRHDFLHRDIKGSNCILFEDNLLKIADFGLARKIDHSQTTSSQKGTNRYMAPEIHRGNEHGRAVYSKPADIYAYGMLTLEICTRKEPFEGTEWQTVVFEVGSGRLKPSVPESCPNDLADIMQQCWNYDPKQRPTIGSIVQALCTWSLERAIKAPQSAYRISCSPHNGDLVTCQYTSNKIDIHDSDGKYKMSFTPTEQDSNQPIRVIDICVSPQGDILVVGYECKFIHVFDKQGKYLHCFNTLTQGEDENTHVDLQCIAIDREGKVLVSDRARHIITIHTYPDGRVVKKIKCSIGYNRSMVVNSKNQILIHSSQCTVYSRVVVIDYTGNEVFSFTPKIDEDVIGCSAPGFSWDSV; encoded by the exons ATGGCCACTGCTTTTCCATTAGAAACAATTGgattcaaaaacataaaattcCATGAAAAACTTGGGGAAGGAGCATTTGGGTCCGTCCACCGTGTAACTTTCAGTGGGTTTTTAAGTAATCAGTTTAATGGATACAAACAAGCTGCTGCCAAAACTGTTTTCAAGCTAGAAGAAAGGGAAATTGAAGTCATGAGTCAACTTCACCACAAAAATATCGTCAAGTTGATTGGGTTTTCAGAAGCGGGCCCAATTCATGTTATTTTGATGGAGTATGCCCCAAATGGTTCACTGCATGATTATCTATCTGATCCTTCTAAGCCTCTGACAGATGAGTTGAAGAGAAAATGGATCAAGGAATCAGCGCTAGCCATCCAGTACCTACACAGACATGACTTTCTGCACAGGGACATTAAGGGGTCTAATTGTATTCTCTTTGAGGACAATCTGTTAAAGATTGCTGATTTTGGACTTGCTCGCAAAATAGATCACTCCCAAACAACATCTAGCCAAAAAGGAACCAATCGATATATGGCACCAGAAATTCACAGAGGGAATGAACACGGAAGAGCTGTATACTCAAAGCCAGCAGATATCTACGCATATGGGATGCTCACTTTGGAGATCTGCACAAGAAAAGAGCCTTTTGAAGGGACAGAGTGGCAAACTGTGGTCTTTGAAGTGGGTAGTGGTAGATTGAAACCTTCAGTACCAGAAAGTTGCCCAAACGATCTTGCAGATATCATGCAGCAGTGCTGGAATTATGATCCCAAACAACGACCTACTATTGGATCAATAGTGCAAG ccttgtgcacctggtcactggagagagCAATCAAAGCCCCTCAGAGTGCTTACCGTATTTCCTGCAGTCCTCATAATGGAGATCTAGTAACCTGTCAGTACACGAGCAACAAGATTGACATTCATGATAGTGATGGAAAGTACAAGATGTCATTTACACCAACGGAACAAGACTCTAACCAACCAATACGTGTTATTGATATTTGTGTATCACCACAAGGAGACATCTTAGTAGTAGGATATGAATGCAAATTCATACATGTGTTTGATAAGCAAGGCAAGTATCTTCACTGCTTCAACACCTTAACCCAAGGTGAAGATGAAAACACACATGTTGACCTGCAGTGTATTGCAATAGACAGGGAAGGGAAAGTATTGGTGAGTGATAGGGCAAGGCATATCATAACAATTCATACATATCCTGATGGTAGGGTGGTCAAGAAGATCAAATGCTCAATTGGTTATAATCGAAGTATGGTTGTCAATAGTAAGAATCAAATCCTGATTCATTCCTCTCAATGTACAGTATACAGTAGGGTAGTAGTAATAGATTACACAGGTAATGAGGTGTTCAGCTTCACACCCAAGATAGATGAGGATGTGATAGGTTGTTCAGCTCCCGGGTTCAGCTGGGATAGTGTGTGA